The uncultured Treponema sp. genome includes a region encoding these proteins:
- a CDS encoding 5'-methylthioadenosine/adenosylhomocysteine nucleosidase: MSKKVGIIGAMSVELELLKSKLEENPAVTKAVRMTFTEGKINGISVVLVQSGVGKVNAALCAQRLILQFGCTHIINTGIAGAMASGLKVLDFVASTDAVYHDMDATGFGYKKTEIPQMKCSDFPADSKMLEAARSAFKEFPAEHKLVFGRIATGDQFISDKEKKSAIQETCSPACVEMEGAAVAHACWINEIPFVIIRCMSDMADDDGESTYSFNENEAASLSGSLVLSMLGRF; the protein is encoded by the coding sequence ATGTCAAAAAAGGTCGGAATAATCGGCGCAATGAGCGTTGAACTGGAGCTTTTAAAGTCAAAACTGGAAGAAAATCCGGCGGTAACCAAGGCTGTCAGAATGACATTCACTGAAGGAAAAATAAACGGAATTTCTGTAGTTCTGGTTCAGTCTGGGGTTGGAAAAGTGAACGCGGCTTTGTGCGCCCAACGGCTGATTCTTCAATTTGGATGCACGCATATAATCAACACTGGAATTGCCGGCGCAATGGCTTCTGGGCTTAAAGTTTTAGACTTTGTTGCTTCCACGGATGCGGTTTATCACGATATGGATGCAACTGGATTCGGCTACAAAAAAACTGAAATTCCGCAGATGAAGTGCAGTGATTTTCCGGCGGACAGCAAAATGCTTGAAGCGGCTCGTTCTGCATTTAAAGAATTTCCTGCGGAACATAAGCTTGTGTTCGGGCGGATTGCCACAGGCGATCAGTTTATAAGCGACAAAGAAAAAAAATCCGCAATTCAGGAAACTTGTTCTCCGGCTTGTGTTGAAATGGAAGGAGCTGCCGTTGCCCATGCTTGCTGGATAAATGAAATTCCGTTTGTGATTATCCGTTGCATGAGCGACATGGCGGACGATGACGGAGAATCAACTTACAGCTTTAACGAAAACGAAGCGGCTTCATTGAGCGGCTCGCTTGTTTTGTCCATGCTTGGCAGATTTTAA
- a CDS encoding Hsp20/alpha crystallin family protein: MNELSLLDSLFGNDGFALPSYREAAFAPKVDVVQKKDSYVLSMDLPGKTEKDVDITLKNDVLTISSVENAKSDSGEKKEKVDDVYYILRERTTRHSQFKRSFTLPKDIDANKVNATFKNGILSIEIGRKEDSTEKKIAIKSE; encoded by the coding sequence ATGAACGAACTTTCACTTTTAGATTCACTTTTTGGAAATGACGGATTTGCATTGCCAAGCTACCGCGAAGCAGCTTTTGCCCCGAAAGTAGACGTTGTGCAGAAAAAAGACAGCTATGTGCTTTCTATGGATTTGCCTGGAAAAACTGAAAAAGATGTAGACATAACGCTTAAAAACGATGTTCTTACAATTTCTTCTGTTGAAAACGCAAAGTCTGATTCAGGCGAAAAGAAAGAAAAAGTTGACGATGTTTACTACATTCTGCGCGAACGCACAACAAGGCACAGCCAGTTCAAGCGTTCATTTACTTTGCCAAAAGACATTGATGCCAACAAAGTGAACGCAACATTCAAAAACGGCATTCTTTCTATTGAAATCGGACGCAAGGAAGATTCCACAGAAAAGAAAATTGCCATCAAAAGCGAGTAA